The genomic window CTGAGAAGATTAATATGGCTCCTGCACAAGGATAACACACAAATCAAGAAATAGTCCAAAAaagttcattaaaaaaaattcaataaagaACAAACGGCTAAAATTGTATGATTACATGTACATGTTAGGGTAATCTCGACTTCGGATGATCCTCAAATtgtaatttcttcttttttttcttcttatgtCGGATTCTAAAAAGGGTTGCATATATAGATCGATTTTATAGGATTGAGTTAGGGTTAATTCACATTCTAAGAGGTTTCTCTTGAGATTAATTTGTTTCATTTGTTTGAAATGTGCAGGAAGGACAGCTTCATAACCCACAGAGCATTTTGTGATGCATTGGCTGAAGAAAGTGCAAGAATGTCAGCAAATATCCAATTATCCACCACAAACCCACTATCCCaatctctctttctcttcccAAATCAACAAAGCCAAATCACATGGGACCCACCTCAacaaaaccctaaccctaataCTCACACATCATCCCTACCACACCATAACATGATCAAGCATGAATCACATCAAAACTTTCACAACAGCAACCTCTCTTCTTCTCCTCTTCCCTCATTTCTTCATGATCACCCTAAcaaccctaattataagaccaaTATCATGATGACATCATCACCCTTCCACGTCAGCACACAACAACCTTCCTCCACTTCTGCCATGTCACCACACCTCTCAGCAACGGCACTTCTCCAGCAAGCAGCCACGGTCGGAGCCACCGCCATCACAGGCGGCCAACCGGTTCATCTGCCACGTCAGCTCAGCATGAGCGAGTTTGGATCGGTGACTCAGATTGACTCGGTTGATCACTACATTAACAACATGAGAGACCGGAATCTTAAGAATGACGATCTTACTAGGGACTTTCTTGGCCTTACTAATGGCGGAGGAAATGGTGGTGCTGTTGACGTTACCATCGACATGAAGGATATGCTAACATTCACTGGAGGTTTAGAGTATCACGGCCACCAACCTCATGAAAACATGACGATGTTCAGGCAGTCACAACAACAAGGTTTTGGTTTTCTTGGGACAACAGCAACTGTTCCCGAGTCATGGGGGAATTGTTAGACACAACCAAGGGTATCATTGACACTAATCCCCCGGATTTAAATGAGTAGCAAACTTGAGTTTTAAAGTTGCTGCATGCTTAAGTCAAGATGGAACCCAGGACATTAGAAGAGACTCGCGACATCTCATCCTATCGTTTTTGGATACTTTTGCCTTATTTCTCTTCCCATTGTTATCAATTGtactcatattttaaatttgtttattttgttcttttcaatttAAACTATATGTTTGATTTCAGTTTCATGAATGAATCTTTAGTTTTCACACGTACTATATTACTGTTCCTTCCTTATATGTTGTCGTTGTTTACTATTTTTGCTTTCTGATCGGTCCATTACTCTCTCCAGATGATCTAGTTTATGGGttcaaacttttgaatttttaagcATTTTGAACTagttgtgtaaaaaaataaataaatcaaattgcAATATAAATTGTTTGTGAATTGTCCTTGGGAATGAGCATAGCTAGGTTTTTGTTGAGTATGGCTTATATATGCATTAGTAAGAGGCTGGGGAGGCCAGGATTGGGGGTGTTATGGTTCAGGGGTATTATTTTGTTATCTGAAccgaattattattatatatatattttgtaacaCTAAAACTTTAATTCATTCATATAATATAAACGAATTGTAGTGACTTCTATAGTCAGAGACATATATCCACCAGTCGGGGAACTTTGTTATCAAATTTCTTGTGTGTTTATTGTTTACTTTATTCGTTATTACTTTTGTTACTAGTTCTTCCAACAGTTTTTCATTCCAATGGCTGTGTACGTTTCTtaagaaaacaattaaatatattagaaaaTAGAATATACACaatcaatgtaaaattatttgacACTGTCATTTAATAGCAACCATGTATTCCGTCAAATCATTGCGACAtccactttattttattttatttttttggctttcaccaccagtttaatctggttcgggggtgagttctagcatcaagtaaTTTCAGCCTCCCGAGGGATCAAACTGTGGTCCTCCgtatcaagttcagcgtcaatcaccactttAATTATATtacaagttcagcgccaatcaccactttaattatatgatatagatgaatattttttgaaaatatatagatGAATGTTTGGTGTTTATTAGATGTAATGTAATCAATGCAAGAACATATCCATCGAGCTGAGACTTGTCTCACTAGGTTCTGATTCTACCATTGTCCATCAGCTTTTTGCCTCACGGAGCTGTTATTTGGGTTCTCATTGGCCGATCACTTTTGCTTTGAGATCGGAAGTTAGTGTCTAATGACAACTTTTTAGGCTGGGTTGGTGTTCTTTTTTATCGGTCTTGTTTGTCTTGTCCAGAGACCTGGTTAATCATATTTgtcgttaaaaaaaatgaaaagtaatatatttatattaagaTATAATTTGTTGATTATATACAGGTAAACCACGTGtttgtccacatatgcaaactgactgccacatgtgacaaaactgacggaaatgactaaattgaaacctaatgaAAACATaattaagggaccaaattgatattttttaaacgtaagagaccaaattaaaatctaaaataaatgtaaggaaCTAAATATGTAGTTAAACCATTTGCTCATcgactttttttttctaattccACCACCATATATATTAATTACCCTAAGAAAATAAACCAATAATTTATAGGATATttagtttaataaaaatgtttttttgtacaatataattatatatgtgTCTAAAAATAAACGATACacgttttaaaattaaaactgaAGAAGTATATATGAAGCAGAGACTAGATTCCATATGTAATGAAGAGATGAAGTTGAGAAGAGTGAGGATGGATTGGATGGTGTTGTCACCACCGTGCAAACAGAGAAAATGTCACATGCAAATTATAATGACATGGCCTTCTGTTTATCATGACTATCTATGTCCTATCTTTGTCTTCACAGCTTTTTATCTCGTGCTATCCCATACTACCAAAATTTGGTTTTTCCTTCCTAATTTAAATGCCTAGACAATTTCTAAAAggtttaatttaataaatttatagatcatgaactattaaaaaaaaaactttttgaataaaaagaaaacttaGTATACTAATAGTAAATTATAATTAAGTCTTTcaactattttatattatttctgtcaaatatatatatatatatatatatatatatatatatatatatatatatatatataaaagtaaatTTACATGTGTTATCTACaaactataaaaattaatttgagtaCCACACATGCAAATTTATATCTATTTATAtggttatttttattgattgttgAATAAATATCATAAATTTTTCGAGGgtaatttaaaaactaaaacttttatttaattaattcattctatTTATGTTATCTCTCAGTTTAGTGAAAATCgatttttgaaaataggcaAGAAGAAATTATTGGCCGAGTCGCGGTtcgatacgctctctttaagacgtttaaTGGCACTACCCAAATTTGTGCAAGGTAGactatcaaccgtgaagtccccaggataaaacaacTAATTCAATAATATACCGTTTTCTAAGCTGACGCACATTTATAGTGCAAAGGAGGAACAGAAAGTCGAGGATTTCGTGTGAGCCAAAATAGGCCAGCTAAGCAAAATGTGATCACTTTTGTAGCGAATCAGCAGTGCGCGCGTGTGTGTGATATTCAACATGATGTGTGGTTTACCCCATTTACAAAACTGGATACCCCTTGAGGCGCACACCAAGTGTGTTCCAACCAATGTGGGACTAATTGAAGATTTTTTCAATTAATACATAGTTCTTCTTTTGTGTTCATTTCTATACCAAACGCAATTTTTTACCTCTTTActacttttaaggagaagaaaaaaaagtaaaaattaagtATGGTCAAAAAGTTCTAAACCACCTACTATTGAGTAAGCTTTGGGAATGCTGGAGTTGGCCGCATTTATTGCCTAATTCCAAGAAATTCTTTTCCTCatcactttttcttttgaaggaTTATTAAGGAAAAAATAGATAGTGTTAAAGAAATGAAACCTTTTCTAAAGATAAGCAAAGGGTACGCTCCAAAACCCACATTCTTATAAGCGTGAGTGCAAAGGTAAAATAAGCTTAAGTATGTATATTTGTGCAGAGTGTAATTGTGGTCCGATACACATAATTAAAAGGTAAAAGAGTAAAGAAGAggagaaataaaaaagataatgttaaataaataaattgaaaaataaaaataaaaacatgtcAACGGTTAgggaaaaaaatgtttaatgtAGCTTTGAAAGTGTGAATTATAATTCTGAGCCTTCTTTTATGTAAATCCTTTATCAAATTTTGTGCCACTGCCACACCCCACGCCCTGGTCCTTCCTCACAAATTTTAGCATTTGGTTTGCGTCCCAAAAATGCAATCAACATCAACATTATACTAGTTGAAGTCAATGTATATTACAGTAGTACATAACGTTTTGCATAAATAGCACAGTTTGACAACTTTTAAGAAAGAACATACTCTAATAGTtcataatttttgaaagaatccCTGTCATATGGAAAATTGATTCAGTGCAGTCACTATTGTGCAGCCAAGTTGCAGTCAACAAATTGTAGTCGTCTAATTTTGAGTGGACGGCTAAGATTTTAatacaatttaaatttgttaaaatatatatattttcaatctaAAATTTGAACCATCTAATCTCAATCAATCTTGCTAACTGCATGTTGATTGCATCCAATCCAGATCTTATATGCTATTTGCACTTTTGTTGTCTACGCCTTAGTTAATCTTGCTCAATCATTCATAT from Trifolium pratense cultivar HEN17-A07 linkage group LG1, ARS_RC_1.1, whole genome shotgun sequence includes these protein-coding regions:
- the LOC123883710 gene encoding protein indeterminate-domain 12-like, whose amino-acid sequence is MFPALMSNSTSFSQETTLSSNTLPRLNHVVSTINSSQQPQKTKKKRNLPGNPDPDAEVIALSPRTLLATNRFVCEICNKGFQRDQNLQLHRRGHNLPWKLKQRNNKDVIKKRAYVCPEPSCVHHNPSRALGDLTGIKKHFSRKHGEKKWKCDKCSKIYAVHSDWKAHSKTCGTREYKCDCGTLFSRKDSFITHRAFCDALAEESARMSANIQLSTTNPLSQSLFLFPNQQSQITWDPPQQNPNPNTHTSSLPHHNMIKHESHQNFHNSNLSSSPLPSFLHDHPNNPNYKTNIMMTSSPFHVSTQQPSSTSAMSPHLSATALLQQAATVGATAITGGQPVHLPRQLSMSEFGSVTQIDSVDHYINNMRDRNLKNDDLTRDFLGLTNGGGNGGAVDVTIDMKDMLTFTGGLEYHGHQPHENMTMFRQSQQQGFGFLGTTATVPESWGNC